In Fibrobacter sp. UWB15, the following proteins share a genomic window:
- a CDS encoding AAA family ATPase: protein MENAKKTINLFLKNKYSPNELKAELYKAGVAAMEEGWTFMDASFQLGGKARDDGMDGEEVEQTLRRAFSAEKRTAERPQEQPAPAQNAQPAADGSMPHAQAAAAPQAVAMPIITPLSANMISMEQMLAMGLDTQSLELLQNFKIDPEALSIPWPAADWRKDLAKLLEAAFDPEETISFKVSNTPDSTEELVSNIIGQDDSIKKIMKSLDSPEGALLCINAVKGGDDVTDESFRYRYVVVDNPKMSLAKQLAYYKALNLPCAALVNTGANSVQAWVKIFANDEEEYNERVDFLFKTLDSQGFKVDPSNSNPHMMVRMPGVLRGGKQQYLIGLEQGAKNFKEWQEWVEYSLDGKPLIELASDTEEAPKKDQTIVENMLRAGEFFLFTAPPKSGKSLALMDLGLSICYGEDWFGNATSSSDVLFINFELTKSVFLNRLYLLGGKRNLNASTPKFGFLNLRGTALSPIETAQLIAKRIQGAKRLENHDYRVVVIDPISAVLHNPKSTRLNGAPHQILMQMVDTIIALTGCAVVSSCNLDEYPYLEARADSLIKLSPVEGSLNLYQINGTFREFPKMLARECSWIYPRFLV, encoded by the coding sequence ATGGAAAACGCAAAAAAGACCATCAACCTGTTCCTGAAGAACAAGTATAGTCCGAACGAACTCAAAGCCGAGCTCTACAAGGCGGGTGTCGCCGCTATGGAAGAAGGTTGGACCTTCATGGACGCCAGTTTCCAGCTCGGCGGCAAGGCCCGCGACGATGGCATGGACGGCGAAGAGGTCGAACAGACTCTTCGCCGCGCGTTCTCCGCCGAAAAGCGCACGGCAGAGCGCCCTCAGGAACAGCCGGCTCCGGCGCAGAACGCCCAACCGGCTGCGGATGGCTCCATGCCCCATGCACAAGCAGCGGCCGCCCCGCAGGCGGTTGCCATGCCAATCATCACGCCGCTGTCGGCGAACATGATTTCCATGGAACAGATGCTTGCCATGGGTCTTGACACCCAGTCCTTGGAACTGCTGCAGAACTTCAAGATTGACCCCGAAGCGCTTTCTATTCCCTGGCCTGCCGCCGACTGGCGTAAGGACCTCGCCAAGCTTCTAGAAGCCGCATTTGACCCCGAAGAAACAATCTCGTTCAAGGTATCGAATACCCCGGACAGCACCGAAGAGCTCGTATCGAACATCATTGGGCAAGATGACTCTATCAAGAAGATCATGAAGAGTCTCGACAGTCCCGAGGGCGCCCTCCTGTGCATTAACGCCGTGAAGGGTGGCGACGATGTTACGGACGAATCGTTCCGCTACCGCTATGTAGTGGTCGATAACCCCAAGATGTCCTTGGCCAAGCAGCTCGCCTACTACAAGGCCCTGAACCTTCCCTGCGCCGCCTTGGTGAACACAGGGGCAAATTCCGTGCAGGCATGGGTAAAGATTTTCGCAAACGACGAAGAAGAATATAACGAACGCGTTGACTTCCTTTTCAAGACGCTTGATTCCCAGGGATTCAAGGTCGACCCGAGCAACAGCAACCCGCACATGATGGTGCGTATGCCGGGCGTGCTCCGCGGCGGAAAGCAGCAGTACTTGATCGGTCTTGAACAGGGTGCCAAGAACTTCAAGGAATGGCAGGAATGGGTGGAATATTCCCTCGACGGAAAGCCGCTCATTGAACTGGCAAGCGATACCGAAGAAGCTCCCAAAAAAGACCAGACAATTGTTGAAAACATGCTCCGTGCCGGTGAATTTTTCCTGTTCACCGCACCTCCGAAAAGCGGAAAATCCCTTGCCCTCATGGACTTAGGCCTTTCTATCTGCTATGGCGAAGACTGGTTCGGCAATGCAACGTCTTCGAGCGACGTGTTGTTCATCAATTTCGAACTGACCAAATCCGTGTTCCTGAACCGCCTTTATTTGCTGGGCGGAAAGCGCAACTTGAACGCAAGCACCCCGAAGTTCGGCTTTCTGAACTTGCGTGGTACGGCACTTTCACCTATCGAAACGGCACAACTTATCGCCAAGCGTATCCAAGGCGCCAAGCGACTCGAAAACCACGACTACCGCGTGGTGGTGATTGACCCGATTTCTGCCGTATTGCATAACCCGAAGTCCACACGACTGAACGGAGCACCCCACCAGATTTTAATGCAGATGGTCGATACCATTATCGCCCTCACGGGTTGTGCAGTCGTGTCGTCTTGCAACCTGGACGAATACCCCTACCTCGAAGCCCGAGCGGACTCGCTCATCAAGCTTTCACCGGTGGAAGGCAGCCTGAACCTTTACCAAATCAACGGAACCTTCCGCGAATTCCCGAAAATGCTCGCCCGCGAATGCTCTTGGATTTACCCGAGATTCCTGGTGTAG
- a CDS encoding cell wall metabolism sensor histidine kinase WalK: MQVSRNNLLFVLLFAGGIVLPTAILSFLSFRNIQNEIYLSQKNFDESLTAFQNDVEDAIDKEQAKIYQETKAASLFLYEQPQGLLDFGHATEFKSVEGIDAIFLFNNGNLIYPDLSSKKFFKSSNFSNSVPSALDKKLYHEETKGLKDSISLKLYLEQRSRSLRPTSFFFESKDEQIQNILGLIRFYYKNKKYDEALQLLTFLENNPHQQGYLHADLTYAVNLLHFEILVNQRKHQEAQDYCLSVLAQFLEKQNIDDISSSRHFFESTFTQILSFENLSQEKREAFWNLRENFNRQLGYMDILYYNRDLFHEILDDDVSSKEGILYKNTDEMTMFKMSYPYLSGDQVVIAVINRDSYKARLQSKLKTVVQTFKNIPFSITESNDKVIMGEIPDNAPVIAQHYISEALNWEFTLYEKDMQDIHKETKHRMFLMYGLMLFALITVIFGSFFMFRFITQERKLLAMKANFLSSVSHELKTPLTSIKMFAEMMARGRLQRAEKVQEYSTLIGKEASRLENLIGAILNYTRMEHGTGAFKWERLDFSICAKKVFDAVEDIGVEKGLIFYTHFEPNVFVMGDYTALYSLVQNLIDNAIKYTEAPGEIKIDVKSDSEWVIFSVADTGIGIAASEQKNIFNDFYRVGDEMTRSTKGSGLGLATVKRVAETHKATISLVSKPGKGSTFTVKFKKAE, translated from the coding sequence ATGCAGGTTTCACGTAATAATCTGCTATTTGTCCTTTTATTCGCGGGAGGAATTGTCCTCCCGACGGCTATTCTTTCGTTTCTGAGTTTCAGGAACATCCAGAACGAGATTTATCTTTCGCAGAAGAACTTCGACGAAAGCCTGACTGCATTTCAGAACGATGTCGAAGATGCTATCGATAAAGAGCAAGCAAAAATTTATCAAGAAACCAAGGCGGCCTCCCTGTTCCTGTACGAACAGCCTCAGGGTCTCCTGGACTTCGGTCATGCGACCGAGTTCAAGTCTGTCGAAGGCATTGACGCCATCTTCCTATTCAACAACGGAAACCTGATTTACCCGGACCTTTCGTCCAAGAAATTTTTCAAGTCTTCCAATTTTTCAAATAGTGTTCCTTCGGCCCTGGACAAAAAACTTTACCACGAAGAAACGAAAGGTCTCAAGGACAGCATTTCGCTAAAACTGTATCTAGAACAGCGCTCCCGCAGTCTTAGACCTACAAGCTTTTTCTTTGAATCCAAGGATGAACAAATCCAGAATATTCTTGGTCTGATTCGATTTTACTACAAGAACAAAAAATACGACGAGGCATTGCAACTACTTACCTTTCTTGAGAACAACCCCCACCAACAGGGATACTTGCATGCCGACTTGACTTATGCCGTCAACTTACTCCACTTTGAAATTTTAGTGAATCAAAGAAAGCACCAGGAAGCCCAGGACTACTGTCTTTCGGTACTAGCCCAATTCCTGGAAAAACAGAACATTGACGACATTTCTTCGTCTAGGCACTTTTTTGAATCGACCTTTACCCAGATTCTTTCTTTTGAAAACCTGTCTCAAGAAAAACGTGAAGCCTTCTGGAACCTGCGAGAAAACTTCAATCGCCAGCTAGGCTACATGGACATTCTGTATTACAACCGTGACCTGTTCCATGAAATTCTAGACGACGACGTTTCTTCCAAGGAAGGGATTCTTTACAAGAATACCGACGAAATGACCATGTTCAAGATGTCCTATCCCTACCTTTCCGGCGACCAGGTAGTCATCGCGGTCATCAATAGGGATTCGTACAAGGCAAGGCTTCAAAGCAAGTTGAAAACCGTCGTACAGACCTTCAAGAACATTCCCTTCTCGATTACTGAAAGCAATGATAAAGTTATTATGGGCGAAATTCCGGATAACGCACCAGTCATTGCACAGCACTACATTTCCGAGGCTTTAAACTGGGAATTTACCTTGTACGAAAAAGATATGCAGGACATTCATAAAGAAACGAAACACCGCATGTTCTTGATGTATGGACTTATGCTTTTCGCCCTCATTACCGTTATTTTCGGATCGTTCTTCATGTTCCGCTTTATAACGCAGGAGCGCAAACTTTTGGCCATGAAGGCAAACTTCCTATCTAGCGTATCTCACGAATTGAAGACCCCCCTGACATCCATCAAGATGTTTGCCGAAATGATGGCACGCGGGCGTTTGCAACGTGCCGAGAAGGTGCAGGAATATTCTACGCTCATAGGCAAGGAAGCCTCGCGACTTGAAAACCTGATCGGAGCCATTCTCAATTACACCCGCATGGAGCACGGCACTGGCGCCTTCAAGTGGGAACGCCTTGACTTTTCTATTTGCGCCAAGAAAGTGTTTGACGCCGTCGAAGACATCGGTGTAGAAAAAGGCCTTATCTTCTACACGCATTTTGAACCCAACGTATTCGTGATGGGTGACTACACAGCACTATACAGCTTAGTACAGAACTTGATTGACAATGCCATCAAATACACCGAAGCACCCGGAGAAATCAAGATCGATGTCAAGAGCGACAGCGAATGGGTCATATTCTCGGTTGCCGACACAGGCATCGGCATTGCCGCTTCTGAACAAAAAAATATATTTAATGATTTTTATAGAGTGGGTGACGAAATGACCCGCAGCACTAAAGGTTCGGGACTTGGCCTAGCCACAGTCAAGCGCGTCGCCGAAACCCACAAGGCAACCATTTCGCTTGTCAGCAAGCCTGGTAAAGGATCCACGTTCACCGTCAAATTCAAAAAGGCAGAATAA
- a CDS encoding CotH kinase family protein, producing MGYWAKIISTTALFASFTFAQTYDLPIVFIDTKGKCLDNKVTEKIPATMKVLDGKTNNVADSAKGTRYDIGIKVRGQSSAMFPKPGYGVEVRDEKGEGMDVSLFGLPPGDDWVFHGPYVDKSMMRNALAHWLFRQAGHYSPRSRHFDLYINGVYRGVYVLLEKIKRGKYRVNVSKLKETDVAGDSVTGGYIWAFDKTGTNTGGAGSGPIEKEGFNTSDGLNVILHYPKKENIQKAQEEYLKKYLNDLEGLFKNGKNGSGYENYVDMTSALDYVLHEEITNNADSYWCSFFLHKPKDSKGGKVTLGPAWDFNLAMSNGSQPENGGGQGGQGGMWGFGGGGNGFGSSGVTGWQIENSQKSGNGGMWGMGSSLKAPNWLLGMWKDSHYQSELKKRWAELRSGVWHTKTMDAYLDSMKIYLKNAADRNFKRWPNLGKASGQNDPDPEPMKYCNSQSGGFGMAMGGYNATTWDGEFEHLRKKMKERIAWMDQQLGFSEPANPIVTEPVIHDPDWKSDEKNKTDPPPMNVGLDDFSRLSPTNFFTVNGESLEIQTSLGGTFALIDLNGTVLFKTRINKGLTTMRIPAKAMNKHWIATLNGKMLGR from the coding sequence ATGGGCTATTGGGCTAAAATTATATCTACAACGGCGCTATTTGCGTCATTTACATTTGCGCAGACATACGATTTGCCTATAGTGTTTATTGACACCAAGGGCAAGTGCCTCGATAACAAGGTCACTGAAAAAATTCCTGCAACCATGAAGGTGCTGGACGGAAAAACGAACAATGTGGCTGACAGTGCCAAGGGCACACGCTATGATATCGGTATCAAGGTTCGTGGTCAGTCTTCGGCCATGTTCCCGAAGCCTGGTTATGGCGTGGAAGTCCGCGACGAAAAAGGCGAAGGCATGGACGTGAGCCTGTTTGGGCTCCCTCCTGGTGACGACTGGGTGTTCCACGGTCCGTATGTAGACAAGAGTATGATGCGTAATGCGCTTGCCCATTGGCTCTTTAGGCAGGCCGGGCATTATAGCCCCCGTAGCAGGCATTTTGACTTGTACATCAACGGTGTTTATCGCGGTGTGTACGTGCTTCTCGAAAAGATTAAGCGCGGCAAGTATCGTGTGAACGTGAGCAAGCTTAAAGAAACCGATGTCGCGGGCGACAGCGTTACCGGCGGTTACATTTGGGCATTCGACAAGACGGGTACCAATACGGGTGGTGCAGGCAGCGGTCCCATCGAAAAGGAAGGCTTCAATACTTCGGACGGCCTGAACGTCATTTTGCATTACCCGAAAAAGGAAAATATCCAGAAGGCCCAGGAAGAATACCTGAAAAAATACCTGAACGATCTTGAAGGCTTGTTCAAGAACGGCAAGAACGGTAGCGGATACGAAAACTATGTGGACATGACTTCGGCACTCGATTACGTGTTGCACGAAGAAATTACCAACAATGCGGACTCTTACTGGTGCAGTTTCTTCTTGCACAAGCCCAAGGACAGTAAGGGCGGTAAGGTGACGCTTGGCCCGGCATGGGACTTTAACCTTGCCATGAGTAACGGAAGCCAGCCTGAAAATGGCGGTGGCCAAGGCGGTCAGGGTGGTATGTGGGGCTTTGGCGGCGGTGGAAACGGCTTTGGAAGTTCCGGCGTTACCGGTTGGCAAATCGAAAATAGCCAGAAATCAGGTAATGGTGGCATGTGGGGTATGGGAAGCTCTCTGAAAGCTCCGAACTGGCTTTTGGGAATGTGGAAAGACAGCCATTACCAGAGCGAACTGAAGAAGCGCTGGGCGGAACTCCGTAGCGGTGTATGGCACACCAAGACGATGGATGCATACTTGGATTCCATGAAAATCTATTTGAAGAACGCTGCCGACAGAAACTTCAAGCGTTGGCCGAACTTGGGCAAGGCTAGTGGCCAGAACGATCCTGATCCGGAGCCGATGAAGTACTGCAATAGCCAGAGTGGCGGCTTTGGTATGGCTATGGGCGGCTATAATGCTACTACTTGGGATGGCGAATTTGAACATCTTCGCAAGAAAATGAAAGAAAGAATTGCCTGGATGGACCAGCAACTCGGATTCTCGGAACCGGCCAATCCGATTGTAACGGAACCCGTCATTCATGATCCGGACTGGAAGAGCGACGAAAAAAACAAGACAGACCCCCCTCCGATGAATGTCGGTTTGGATGATTTCAGCAGACTTTCTCCGACGAACTTCTTTACAGTAAACGGCGAATCTCTTGAAATTCAAACAAGCCTGGGCGGAACCTTTGCACTCATAGACTTGAATGGCACAGTGTTGTTCAAGACCCGTATCAATAAGGGGCTTACGACAATGAGAATTCCGGCCAAGGCGATGAACAAGCATTGGATTGCAACTCTCAACGGAAAAATGCTCGGACGGTAA
- a CDS encoding DUF3300 domain-containing protein, with protein MFTGLKAEKSLANPFTAKFAWLWFLLAVILCTPTSVRANEQFTAAELDTLVSTIALYPDPLLVQVLAASVHGDEIPGAADWANQNKHLKGQELADRIKLEDLPYDESVQALIPFPTVLATMAKYQTWTDQLGDAVATQKEAVMDAVQRMRKAAYDHGHLQTNEQVKVVKEKTIIIEPVQKEYVYVPVYNPHVVYYAYSNGYPGLRYRTGVWVGGYYDYWGWGTSRFEWDTHLIYVHDYRWYHNRPRPHHPSRYHNPPPPRHHNPPPPRHDHYAAPPSRPAKVPMNHHTAPATRSIAPAQPATNAKRPMSARSSSEYWQEDNSKNSNQGFGNIKTTRSSQKNYDDSRSSRNNNSRSNGNSNRNGNSRGGFGKSMRK; from the coding sequence ATGTTTACCGGTTTAAAGGCTGAAAAAAGTTTAGCAAATCCATTTACAGCCAAGTTCGCTTGGCTGTGGTTTTTACTTGCAGTCATTTTATGCACGCCCACTTCTGTTCGTGCAAACGAGCAATTCACTGCGGCGGAACTCGACACTCTAGTTTCGACCATTGCGCTCTACCCCGACCCGCTCCTGGTGCAGGTACTGGCAGCTTCTGTTCATGGTGACGAAATTCCGGGAGCGGCCGACTGGGCAAACCAGAACAAGCACCTCAAAGGTCAAGAACTCGCCGACCGAATCAAGCTCGAAGACCTTCCTTACGACGAAAGCGTACAGGCGCTCATCCCCTTCCCGACAGTGCTTGCCACCATGGCCAAATATCAAACGTGGACCGACCAATTAGGCGATGCCGTCGCCACCCAAAAAGAAGCCGTGATGGACGCCGTGCAGCGCATGAGAAAAGCCGCCTACGACCATGGGCACTTACAAACTAACGAGCAGGTCAAGGTCGTTAAAGAAAAGACAATTATCATTGAACCCGTTCAAAAGGAATACGTGTACGTCCCCGTATACAACCCCCATGTGGTCTACTACGCCTATTCCAATGGATACCCCGGACTGCGCTACCGCACGGGCGTATGGGTCGGAGGCTATTACGATTACTGGGGCTGGGGTACCAGCCGCTTTGAATGGGACACGCACCTGATTTACGTTCACGATTACCGCTGGTACCACAACAGACCGCGTCCGCACCATCCGTCCCGTTACCATAACCCCCCGCCGCCAAGGCACCACAATCCTCCCCCACCAAGGCACGACCATTACGCCGCACCGCCAAGCAGACCTGCAAAAGTTCCCATGAACCACCATACGGCTCCTGCGACGCGAAGTATCGCTCCGGCTCAACCTGCTACTAACGCAAAACGTCCTATGAGCGCCCGTTCTTCTAGCGAATACTGGCAAGAAGACAACAGCAAAAACAGCAATCAGGGTTTTGGAAACATCAAGACGACCCGTAGCAGCCAGAAAAACTACGACGATTCCCGCAGTAGCCGAAACAACAACAGCCGCAGTAACGGAAACAGCAACCGAAACGGCAATAGCCGCGGAGGTTTTGGCAAAAGCATGAGAAAATAA
- a CDS encoding response regulator transcription factor, with protein sequence MNFKILIVEDEEIIRLGLQDNFEMEGYTVETACDGEEAIAKADSYQPHLVLLDLMIPKKSGFEVCRYIRNKHPETYIIMLTAKTEETSKVAGLEMGADDYVTKPFSILELLARVKAFRRRIEPQTSNNNVAVPDVLEFANISINVKKFEATKGGVPLDLTTREYLIMKFFWAHRGEVILRETLLKEIWGYTDENMPSTRTVDNHIANLRRKIEDDLDNPKFIISVRGAGYKFDA encoded by the coding sequence ATGAATTTCAAAATACTCATCGTAGAAGACGAAGAAATCATTCGCTTGGGTCTCCAGGACAATTTCGAAATGGAAGGCTACACCGTAGAAACGGCCTGCGATGGTGAAGAGGCTATTGCAAAAGCGGATTCCTACCAACCCCATTTGGTGCTTTTGGACTTGATGATTCCCAAGAAAAGCGGTTTTGAAGTTTGCCGTTACATTCGTAACAAGCACCCCGAAACCTATATCATCATGCTCACCGCCAAGACAGAAGAAACAAGCAAGGTGGCAGGCCTCGAAATGGGAGCAGACGACTACGTGACGAAACCCTTCTCGATTTTGGAACTTTTGGCTCGCGTCAAAGCTTTCCGCCGCCGCATCGAGCCTCAAACAAGCAACAACAACGTAGCCGTGCCTGATGTTCTTGAATTTGCAAACATCAGCATCAACGTGAAGAAATTCGAAGCAACCAAGGGCGGCGTACCGCTGGACTTGACCACCCGAGAATACCTGATTATGAAGTTTTTCTGGGCGCACCGCGGTGAAGTCATTTTGCGCGAAACATTGCTAAAGGAAATCTGGGGCTACACCGACGAAAACATGCCCTCGACCCGTACGGTGGACAATCACATCGCCAACCTTCGCCGTAAAATCGAAGACGACTTGGACAACCCGAAGTTCATTATTTCTGTGAGAGGCGCTGGTTACAAGTTTGACGCATAA
- a CDS encoding LysM peptidoglycan-binding domain-containing protein yields MRFLKCASICLGLSALLASAYIVKEGDTLWDLSDEFLKDPFAWPDLWENNRHIEDPHWIYPGDSIYLGDTIREGNVLQVDKKSKYPCNATISDSALPKGKGLTVANAGCDNGDERNSDFEGMLGNLRDKDKKGVKKAKANDEYYYKQRPAPKIFNGYYQLHAPEIYTLDSLKKDKRFISIKSGEKKEPLIHMPETEVVVGIGKKTDANLKRGDLVEIVDAKAIDVPAAQGSGFDRYALLRLSGIAKITAIGDTLSRAKIVTTFREIKINQSKARMKQPLKTLNVAGYSKVKEAKMDSLAMIRYSMDPMLIIGAFSYVLIDKGAQQGYNTGDAVAVWEEDKTDESLPPRLIGRGIVARAAENEASVLIREIYSNSRRIEVGHRVSVTHRAKIVQ; encoded by the coding sequence ATGCGATTTTTGAAATGTGCATCCATCTGTCTGGGACTTTCTGCCTTGTTGGCGTCTGCCTACATCGTTAAAGAAGGCGATACCCTTTGGGATTTGAGCGACGAATTCCTCAAAGACCCCTTTGCCTGGCCGGACCTTTGGGAAAACAACCGCCACATCGAGGACCCGCACTGGATTTATCCGGGAGACTCCATCTACTTGGGCGATACCATTCGCGAAGGCAACGTTCTGCAAGTTGACAAGAAAAGCAAGTATCCCTGCAATGCAACTATTTCAGATTCCGCCCTCCCCAAGGGCAAAGGTCTAACCGTCGCCAATGCCGGTTGCGACAACGGTGACGAACGCAATTCCGACTTTGAAGGAATGCTCGGCAACTTGCGCGACAAGGATAAGAAGGGCGTCAAGAAAGCCAAGGCCAACGACGAATACTACTACAAGCAGCGCCCGGCTCCCAAGATTTTCAACGGTTACTATCAGCTGCACGCTCCCGAAATCTACACGCTCGATTCCCTGAAAAAAGACAAGCGTTTTATTTCGATCAAATCGGGCGAAAAAAAGGAGCCCTTGATTCACATGCCTGAAACCGAAGTCGTGGTAGGAATTGGCAAAAAGACAGACGCCAATTTGAAACGCGGCGACCTCGTCGAAATTGTTGACGCAAAGGCCATTGATGTTCCGGCGGCTCAGGGTAGCGGCTTTGACCGTTACGCATTGCTCCGCCTTTCCGGCATCGCCAAGATTACGGCTATCGGTGACACGCTTTCACGCGCAAAGATCGTAACGACATTCCGCGAAATCAAAATCAACCAGTCTAAGGCCCGCATGAAACAGCCTCTCAAGACGCTGAACGTGGCCGGATACTCCAAGGTTAAGGAAGCCAAGATGGATTCCTTGGCCATGATCCGCTATTCCATGGACCCCATGCTGATTATCGGCGCATTCTCCTATGTGCTTATCGACAAGGGCGCCCAGCAGGGTTACAACACCGGCGACGCAGTGGCCGTGTGGGAAGAAGACAAAACCGACGAATCGCTTCCACCTCGTTTGATTGGCCGTGGCATTGTCGCAAGGGCTGCTGAAAATGAAGCCAGCGTCCTGATCCGCGAAATCTACTCCAACAGCAGGCGTATCGAAGTTGGACACAGGGTATCGGTGACCCACCGTGCAAAGATTGTCCAATAA
- a CDS encoding glutamine--tRNA ligase/YqeY domain fusion protein, producing MEIPESSNFVQDIIVNDLATGKRKSVHTRFPPEPNGYIHIGHAKSICLNFGTANKYKDFGGITNLRFDDTNPTKEDVEYVDSIREDVKWLGFEWKGGEYFASDYYDQIYAFAEKLIEMGKAYVEDLTRDEMQEYRGNDAGKPSRPSPYRDRSVEENMKLFREMRDGKYADGEKCLRAKVDLSSPNMNMRDPVIYRIKHCTHHRTGDKWCIYPMYDFAHPLSDWIEGITHSICTLEFEAHRPLYDWFLIELGLDNRPQQIEFARLNLTYTMMSKRKLLELVQTKAVMGWNDPRMPTVCGYRRRGFTPSSIREFCDRIGVSKADSMVDVNLLYFCIREELNQTANRVMAVIDPVKLVIDNWEAGKVEMIEVENNPNDPNAGSRQVPFSGELYIEADDFMEEPPKKYFRLKPEGEVRLKGAYFVTCKSVEKDADGKVKVIHCVYDPLSKGGETPDGRKVKGTIHWVSAAHAVDAEVRLIDNLFTLEDPSAVPEGEDWHDYLNPDSMVVKQAKVEPSLANAKLEDRFQFMRQGYFCLDSEDSKPGHLVFNRTVGLKDSFNPSK from the coding sequence ATGGAAATCCCTGAATCTTCGAATTTTGTACAGGACATCATCGTTAACGACCTCGCCACGGGCAAACGCAAGAGCGTGCACACCCGTTTTCCGCCGGAACCGAACGGTTACATTCACATCGGTCATGCCAAGTCCATCTGCCTGAACTTCGGTACTGCAAACAAGTACAAGGACTTCGGCGGCATCACGAACTTGCGCTTTGACGACACGAACCCCACTAAAGAAGATGTGGAATACGTCGATTCCATCCGCGAAGACGTGAAGTGGCTCGGCTTTGAATGGAAGGGTGGCGAATACTTCGCCAGCGACTACTACGACCAGATTTACGCCTTTGCCGAAAAGCTGATTGAAATGGGCAAGGCCTATGTAGAAGACCTGACTCGCGACGAAATGCAGGAATACCGCGGCAACGACGCCGGTAAGCCGAGCCGTCCGAGCCCCTACCGCGACCGCAGCGTCGAAGAGAACATGAAGCTCTTCCGCGAGATGCGCGACGGCAAGTATGCCGACGGCGAAAAGTGCCTGCGCGCCAAGGTGGACCTTTCTAGCCCGAACATGAACATGCGCGACCCGGTGATCTACCGCATCAAGCACTGCACCCACCACCGCACCGGCGACAAGTGGTGCATCTACCCGATGTACGACTTTGCTCACCCGCTCAGCGACTGGATTGAAGGCATTACGCACTCCATTTGTACGCTTGAATTCGAAGCGCACCGACCGCTGTACGATTGGTTCTTGATTGAACTGGGCCTCGACAACCGCCCGCAGCAGATTGAATTTGCCCGCTTGAACCTCACCTACACCATGATGAGTAAGCGTAAGCTCTTGGAACTGGTGCAGACGAAGGCCGTGATGGGCTGGAACGACCCGCGTATGCCGACGGTTTGCGGTTACCGCCGCCGCGGCTTTACCCCAAGTTCCATCCGCGAATTCTGCGACCGTATCGGCGTTTCCAAGGCCGATTCCATGGTCGACGTGAACCTACTCTACTTCTGCATCCGCGAAGAACTGAACCAGACCGCCAACCGCGTGATGGCAGTGATTGATCCGGTCAAGCTCGTGATTGACAACTGGGAAGCGGGCAAGGTCGAAATGATCGAAGTCGAGAACAACCCGAACGACCCGAACGCAGGCTCCCGCCAGGTTCCGTTCAGCGGCGAACTCTACATCGAAGCCGACGACTTTATGGAAGAACCGCCGAAGAAGTACTTCCGCTTGAAGCCGGAAGGCGAAGTCCGCCTGAAGGGCGCTTACTTCGTGACCTGCAAGAGCGTTGAAAAGGACGCCGACGGCAAGGTGAAGGTGATTCACTGCGTTTACGACCCGCTGAGCAAAGGTGGCGAAACTCCCGACGGTCGCAAGGTCAAGGGCACCATCCACTGGGTTTCCGCCGCTCACGCCGTGGATGCCGAAGTGCGCCTGATCGACAACCTCTTCACACTCGAAGACCCCTCGGCAGTTCCCGAAGGCGAAGACTGGCACGACTACCTGAACCCGGATTCCATGGTCGTGAAGCAGGCCAAGGTGGAACCGAGCCTTGCAAACGCGAAACTCGAAGACCGCTTCCAGTTCATGCGCCAGGGCTACTTCTGCCTCGACAGCGAAGATTCCAAGCCGGGCCACCTGGTGTTCAACAGAACGGTGGGCTTGAAGGATAGTTTCAACCCTTCGAAGTAA